The genomic segment TTTGAACGTGGGTTAACTCAGATTTTAAATCTTCAGATTGGCTAAGGGATTTTTGAGAGGAAAGGCCAATTAAGGTAATAGTTACTATTAAAAAAACTAAAAAAAATTTGTTAGACATCAATTAAAATTCCCAACAATTTCAAATTGTAAAAAAGTAAAAATTAAGAGATTTTTCCCTAAAATGATTTTGTCCGGCTCTAAACACCTTCTAACCATCCTTGTTTTAATTTCCTATTTGATTTCTGGTTACAGTCCTCCGCAGAACAGCGAAGCTAAAAAAGCTAGAGCCTCAAGTTCGAGAGGCTGCCCTGTGGAACAGGGTGATTTGTCTTTATTGGTAAATTCTAACAGTACGATTGAAACTTATTATTCTCGCCCAAATCTATTATTTGAGTATAACACGGGTGATAGGGAAGAGACTTTTTTAATTGTTGTCAGAGATGCCGATTTAAAGCCAGTGTATTCTCAAAAAATTAAAATTCAAGGAGAAGGGGTTCTGTTAGTTAAAGTTCAAACGGATTTATTCCCAAATACTTCCTATAAAGTTGTCTCAGGATTATTATGCCAGGAAAGTGTAATCAATGCCAAGGTGATCGAAGTTAAATTAAGTCGAACCAGCCAAATTACTCAGCTTGATCGCATCGTCAACCAGTATTTATCTCAAAAAAATGATTAACCCAATGTTTTTTAGGAATATTAAGCAAAAAATTGAGGAAAATCGTGAGAAGATTATCTTTAACTTGATAAAAGTTGCTTTAGGTTTATCGATAATTTGGGGAATAGGAGAAATTAGAAATCGGGGCAGCCTTCAATGGTTTGAGTGGGTAAATCTTGATATATTTTTCCAATTGCGACCTTCTGAGCCGATAGATAATCGAATTATTTTGGTTGGACAAACTGAAGATGACATAAAAAATATGAAGTCGGCTTATCTTAGCGATCGTCAAGTTGCTCAATTGATTAAAATTATCAAGGAAGGTAAACCTGTTGCCATTGGTCTTGATTTTTTGCGCGATCAACCTATAGGAGAAGGGCGTGAAGAATTATTAGCTATTTTCAATAACACTCCTACACTCTATGGGGTTGGCAAGCAGGCTGGAATCGAAGGAGATCCGGATTTTGCGCCAATAGCTCCACCACCTATTAAATTTGAGCAAATTACGGAAGCGTCGGCTCTAGAAGATGGAGATAGTGTTGTAAGAAGGCAACTTCTGTATCCGAAAACAACGCCTCCTGCCATTCCTAATTTAGGATTAGCGTTAGCTTTTACATACCTTGAAAAGCAAAAAGGAATAAAACCCGAAGCGGGAGAAAAAAAAGCTTTAAAATTAGGGAAAGCTACATTTTTTCTTTTTTCTAACCCTTCCGGCCCTTATACTCAGGCTGATGATGGTGGTTACCAAATATTTTTCAATTGGCGGAAAATTAAATTTCATGTAGTTTCAGTAAGTGATGTTTTGGCGCAAAAAAATATATCGGGTTTATTTGATAATCGTATAGTAATAATTGGCTCTTATGCCGCCAGCAAAAAAGATCAGTTTTTAACTCCTTTTAGTCGAACTTTAAGTGATAGTCCCCGCGAAATGTTCGGGATGGAGATTCAGGCTCAATTGGCTTCAGCTATTATCAGTCAAGTTTTAGATGAGCGCCCTGTTACCTTAGCTTTTTGGACTGAGCCTTGGATTTCTGCTTGGTTGATCGGATGGGGGATAGTTATTTGTTTTATTCTTACTTTTTTCAGTCGCAACTGGATACAGATAGCGATTTTTTTGTTAGGCAGTTCTGTTCTTTTAATTATCCTAAGTTATTTTTTGTTTTTAGAAGCTATTTGGTTTCCCTTGATTCCCTCTTTAATGATTTTGTGGAGTCTGGGGATTGTCTTGGCTGGATTAGATTATGAATTTAAAAAAATACTTGATAATAGGAAAATTAGACAACTTAATGAAAATTTAATCGAGCTTAATCAACAATTAAAAGACAAGTTAGATCGAAGACAAGCTTATAAAGAATTTACTGTTTTAGGAAATCAATTTAGTAAAAATCTTAATAAAGAATTACAAAATTTATTTGATTTAAAATTTATATTATTAGAAAAAAAGACAAATTTTAAACAAATACTTCAAAAAAATATTAACGATTCCAAAAATTTTTTAGAGCTTAATAATACTTGGCTTGAAACGGAGATCGCTACTGATAAAGTTTTTG from the Gloeothece citriformis PCC 7424 genome contains:
- a CDS encoding CHASE2 domain-containing protein → MFFRNIKQKIEENREKIIFNLIKVALGLSIIWGIGEIRNRGSLQWFEWVNLDIFFQLRPSEPIDNRIILVGQTEDDIKNMKSAYLSDRQVAQLIKIIKEGKPVAIGLDFLRDQPIGEGREELLAIFNNTPTLYGVGKQAGIEGDPDFAPIAPPPIKFEQITEASALEDGDSVVRRQLLYPKTTPPAIPNLGLALAFTYLEKQKGIKPEAGEKKALKLGKATFFLFSNPSGPYTQADDGGYQIFFNWRKIKFHVVSVSDVLAQKNISGLFDNRIVIIGSYAASKKDQFLTPFSRTLSDSPREMFGMEIQAQLASAIISQVLDERPVTLAFWTEPWISAWLIGWGIVICFILTFFSRNWIQIAIFLLGSSVLLIILSYFLFLEAIWFPLIPSLMILWSLGIVLAGLDYEFKKILDNRKIRQLNENLIELNQQLKDKLDRRQAYKEFTVLGNQFSKNLNKELQNLFDLKFILLEKKTNFKQILQKNINDSKNFLELNNTWLETEIATDKVFDSFEAICLKLINHFPRLENLFSNYDWLSDENWEYLTIEETIKLAIKWFHPIYFHEYNVELDKIIKLDFQSEYSNLQKVNSTRFIIVFNRIIDTIFLKVQTGEISYPKNQAEKISYPTITIKTVYKNKLKLIFTVQYLIETTFYNIFFCQELLDYYKAKLTIKQDKEKGLTNWIIDWNDWQSRDQ